Sequence from the Leishmania donovani BPK282A1 complete genome, chromosome 16 genome:
cacctcctccccctccgaAAACGTCCTTCCCCACcgtcccctcctctctcacaACGCACGCATCAAGGATATCTTCAACGCCATCGgacacagagggagaaaaaGGCATACATGTATATAGCAGGGGCCGACGTCAAGGCTCAGCATCCATCCTCTCCTAAGGAGACGAAAACGGATTAATCAGGAAGGAATGCTCCGCACAGTCagcaagggagagggaggaaagagggggaaggagggaggccTGTGGCTCGTGCACGCAGAACTACACGTACACGTGTACAGAAGAAagacggtggaggagggagggatggagggacgaagaagagagcCACGGCAAGGTAGAGGAGAGAGTTGGAGGACATGATCCAGCAAACACaaaagggggaaagaggACTGAAAGGCAGAAAGGATGGGTgatggggtgggtggggcacCGGCTGCACGTAAACACATACACGCTGTACAAGAATGAGGGATTAGCTGCACAGTCAGCCCACGCAACCATGCGCACAGGCGACCCTGCGGGCTCGCGGCGTTTCGATACCACGAAATCcaccaagaaaaaaaatgatgGGTCGCAtaaaagagggggagaggggaggggccgcacgtgcacaaacacaacggagaggcagagaatAGCGATGCTACGTCTTCGGAGGCGCTTCGGTCTGTATCTGAGTGCCACAtccctttcctcctctcattatcctctgctgcgcagctcacTTCTTCTTGGACTGCTCcaggtggcgcagcatcACTGACCGCAGCCAGTCCATCCCTTCGTGAATGCCCTCGCCTCGCAGTGCGTTGGAGGCGAATATGTTCATGGGATGATCACCCATGAGACTATTCAGCTGCAGGATCTGCGTCAGCTCCATCGGCGTCTTTGCCCCTGCGAGGTCCATCTTGTTGGCGAAGAAAACAAACGGCACCTTGCACGTCTTGAGATCGGCGTGATGGAGCATCTGCTCCAGCTCGTCCTTCACGACGCACAGGCGGAGggcatcgctgctgtcgaTCACGAACACGACACCGTCGATGTTGCTGTAGTAGCTCTCCCACAGTCCTCGGAACTTCTGCGCGCCGCTCATGTCGAACGCTGTAATATACACATTTCC
This genomic interval carries:
- a CDS encoding ADP-ribosylation factor-like, putative, encoding MGQAKTKLNIIICGLDNSGKTTIINFMKPENQRSENIAATVGYNVDSFKKGNVYITAFDMSGAQKFRGLWESYYSNIDGVVFVIDSSDALRLCVVKDELEQMLHHADLKTCKVPFVFFANKMDLAGAKTPMELTQILQLNSLMGDHPMNIFASNALRGEGIHEGMDWLRSVMLRHLEQSKKK